A window from Candidatus Margulisiibacteriota bacterium encodes these proteins:
- a CDS encoding ATP-dependent DNA helicase, giving the protein MTEILAGLNAEQKRAVTSEGGPLLIIAGAGTGKTTVITRRIAWLIAQKKAKPSEILALTFTDKAADEMESRVDLLVPYGYVDVAIATFHAFGDKVLRDHSLDLGLRPDYRVLSKADQLIFFREHIFEFPLKHYRSLGDPTKHVEALIAAVSRAKDEDVEPAEYLAWAKKQGGAEQLEVAKVYKKYQELKLKHGFIDFGDQVNMVLRLLREKPALRREYQRRFKYILVDEFQDTNYAQFSLLKLLAGKKANLTVVGDDDQSIYKFRGAAISNILGFAKAYPRCRQVVLTKNYRSTQMILDTAHRLVRHNDPERLEVRSGIDKRLVAAGGAGGQRVEHRHFDRLSSEADWVAQTIRAKAEQKEYQLKDFAILVRSNSDAEPFRQALNVLQLPHQFSGGGGLYSFPEVRLAVSFLKVLGDLTDSVALYDLALSELYRLDPLELQKINTFAARRNLTLHHVFTHLGESRVASSELRVLDDVKEESRAVLRQIMADIAYYLEFAKKKSTGEVLYQFLKKSGYLAGLTGVESLENESRLRNLARFFERVREFKTIAEVDRVAEFVRYLNLLKEAGDDPESAQPDLDTDAVNILTVHKAKGLEFPVVFLVSLVSDRFPVRSRRQPIELPLGLVKEEVPAGDFNLAEERRLFYVGMTRAQKELYFTSAVDYGGKRDRKVSQFVLEALDLPRADITLLKQPLLNQIELFAAAEPVIPAERRKTADEIIPLSHYQIEDYLTCPLKYKYVHVLRVPLLPNQAIIYGKALHQAVQAYFTAKKAGRKFSLKQLLAVFTANWSAEGFISREHEERRFRAGEEALKRFYLAEKKRGRKPKFIEHEFAVVESGIQLKGRIDLVEEPRVTGRGSRIIIVDFKSSEVSDQKKADQKVKESLQLDIYAIAWQRLFGKLPDALELYFLDSGLVGSVKPAEKDLVKAWGKIKQVAAGLRAGDYHATPNFRACEYCPYNEICPSSAV; this is encoded by the coding sequence ATGACGGAGATCCTTGCCGGCCTGAACGCGGAGCAGAAGAGAGCGGTGACCTCGGAGGGAGGGCCGCTGCTGATCATTGCCGGCGCCGGGACCGGTAAAACCACGGTCATTACCCGGCGTATCGCCTGGCTAATAGCGCAAAAAAAGGCCAAACCAAGCGAAATATTGGCGTTGACTTTTACCGACAAGGCGGCCGACGAAATGGAGTCGCGGGTCGACCTGCTCGTCCCTTACGGTTACGTTGACGTGGCGATCGCCACTTTCCACGCTTTTGGCGATAAGGTCTTGCGCGACCACTCGCTCGACCTCGGTCTGCGCCCGGATTACCGGGTCCTCTCCAAAGCCGACCAATTGATCTTCTTTCGCGAACATATCTTCGAGTTTCCCCTTAAGCATTACCGCTCGCTGGGCGACCCGACCAAGCATGTCGAAGCGCTGATCGCCGCCGTTTCCCGGGCCAAAGACGAGGATGTCGAACCGGCGGAGTACCTGGCCTGGGCGAAGAAGCAAGGGGGAGCGGAACAGCTGGAAGTGGCCAAAGTCTACAAAAAATACCAGGAGCTAAAGCTCAAGCACGGGTTCATCGATTTTGGCGACCAGGTGAACATGGTGCTCCGGCTGCTGCGGGAAAAACCGGCCTTGCGGCGGGAATACCAGCGGCGGTTCAAGTATATCCTGGTCGACGAGTTCCAGGACACGAATTACGCCCAATTCTCCCTGCTCAAACTGCTGGCCGGTAAAAAGGCCAACCTGACCGTGGTCGGCGACGACGACCAGTCGATCTATAAGTTTCGCGGCGCCGCCATTTCCAATATCCTCGGTTTTGCCAAAGCGTATCCGCGCTGCCGGCAGGTCGTCCTGACAAAAAATTACCGTTCCACCCAAATGATCCTCGACACGGCCCACCGCCTGGTCCGCCATAACGACCCGGAGCGGCTGGAGGTCCGGTCGGGGATCGACAAACGACTGGTCGCGGCCGGCGGGGCGGGCGGGCAGCGGGTCGAGCATCGGCATTTCGACCGTCTCTCCTCGGAGGCCGACTGGGTCGCGCAAACGATCAGGGCGAAGGCCGAACAAAAAGAATACCAGCTCAAGGATTTTGCCATCCTGGTCCGGTCCAACTCCGACGCCGAGCCGTTCCGCCAGGCGCTCAACGTGCTGCAGTTGCCGCACCAGTTCTCCGGCGGGGGCGGGCTCTATTCTTTTCCCGAAGTCAGGCTGGCGGTCTCGTTCCTGAAAGTGCTCGGCGACCTGACCGATTCGGTCGCGCTCTACGACCTGGCGCTGTCGGAGCTGTACCGGCTCGATCCGCTGGAACTGCAAAAGATCAACACTTTCGCCGCCCGGCGCAACCTGACCCTGCATCACGTTTTCACCCATCTTGGGGAGTCGCGAGTCGCGAGTTCCGAGTTACGTGTCCTTGATGATGTTAAGGAGGAAAGTCGGGCGGTGCTCCGGCAGATCATGGCCGATATCGCTTATTACCTGGAATTCGCCAAAAAGAAATCGACCGGCGAGGTCCTTTACCAATTCCTGAAGAAGAGCGGCTATCTGGCCGGTCTGACCGGCGTGGAATCGCTGGAGAACGAAAGCCGGCTCAGGAACCTCGCCCGCTTTTTTGAGCGGGTGCGGGAATTCAAGACGATCGCCGAGGTCGACCGGGTCGCGGAGTTCGTCCGCTACCTGAACTTATTGAAAGAGGCGGGGGACGATCCGGAGTCGGCCCAGCCGGACCTCGACACCGACGCGGTCAATATTTTGACGGTCCACAAGGCCAAGGGGCTGGAGTTCCCGGTCGTTTTTCTCGTCTCGCTGGTCAGCGACCGGTTCCCGGTTAGGAGCCGGCGGCAGCCGATCGAGCTGCCGCTCGGCCTGGTCAAGGAAGAGGTGCCGGCCGGCGACTTTAACCTGGCGGAAGAAAGACGGCTCTTTTACGTCGGCATGACGCGGGCGCAAAAAGAGCTCTACTTTACCTCCGCGGTCGATTACGGCGGCAAGCGCGACCGGAAAGTCTCTCAGTTCGTGCTGGAGGCGCTCGACCTGCCGCGGGCCGATATTACTTTGCTCAAGCAGCCGCTGCTCAACCAGATCGAGCTGTTCGCCGCCGCCGAGCCGGTCATCCCGGCCGAGCGGCGCAAGACGGCGGACGAGATCATCCCCTTATCGCATTACCAGATCGAAGATTATCTGACCTGCCCGCTCAAATACAAATACGTGCACGTCCTGCGCGTGCCGCTCCTGCCGAACCAGGCGATCATTTACGGCAAGGCGCTCCACCAGGCGGTCCAGGCTTATTTCACGGCGAAAAAGGCGGGCCGCAAGTTTTCGCTCAAGCAGCTGCTGGCCGTTTTTACCGCCAACTGGTCCGCCGAGGGTTTCATTTCGCGCGAACACGAGGAACGGCGTTTCCGCGCGGGGGAGGAAGCGCTGAAACGGTTTTATCTGGCCGAGAAAAAGCGGGGGCGAAAACCGAAGTTTATCGAGCACGAGTTCGCCGTCGTGGAAAGCGGCATCCAGCTAAAGGGGCGGATCGACCTGGTGGAAGAGCCGCGGGTCACGGGTCGCGGGTCGCGGATCATTATTGTCGATTTTAAGTCGTCGGAGGTCAGCGACCAGAAAAAGGCGGACCAAAAGGTCAAAGAGAGTTTGCAGCTCGATATTTACGCCATCGCCTGGCAGCGGTTATTTGGGAAGCTGCCGGACGCGCTGGAACTCTATTTTCTCGATTCCGGCCTGGTCGGTTCGGTCAAACCGGCGGAAAAGGACTTGGTTAAGGCCTGGGGGAAGATCAAGCAGGTCGCCGCCGGCTTGCGGGCGGGCGATTATCACGCCACCCCCAATTTCCGCGCTTGCGAGTATTGCCCTTATAACGAGATCTGTCCGAGTTCGGCGGTTTAG
- a CDS encoding DNA recombination protein RmuC — MEIIAVGVSVLTLIALAGLFIKLNAAGQPGSDRAIDMIQKQMEEIRGSVTKLYADNQTILQKVNTDFAQTIQNLDKNTNARLDNAAKAIKDVYGRLGEVQESTKKVTELAQSISSLEEIMKAPKLRGGMGELFLSDLLGQILPAPYYELQYRFNSRETVDAIIKLKNLIIPIDSKFPLENFKKIVEAESDSDKLNAKKQFIRDVKKHIDAIRKKYILPEEGTSDFALMYIPAENVYYEIIVKDENIDDDKGVFRYALENKIYPVSPNSFYGYLQTILLGLKGMKVEAQAQEILKKMSQLAGDYMKVLEDFEKMRTHLKNLSASFDSTDKRLTKFGDKLDTLEVHSDTPLLPNP; from the coding sequence ATGGAAATTATCGCAGTCGGCGTTTCCGTCCTGACCCTGATCGCCCTGGCCGGGCTCTTCATTAAACTGAACGCGGCCGGACAGCCAGGCAGCGACCGGGCGATCGACATGATCCAGAAACAGATGGAAGAGATCCGCGGCTCGGTCACCAAGCTGTACGCCGACAACCAGACGATCCTGCAAAAGGTCAACACCGATTTTGCCCAGACCATCCAGAACCTCGACAAGAACACCAACGCCCGGCTGGACAACGCCGCCAAGGCGATCAAAGACGTCTACGGCCGGCTCGGCGAGGTCCAGGAATCGACCAAGAAAGTGACCGAACTGGCCCAAAGCATCTCTTCGCTGGAAGAGATAATGAAAGCGCCCAAGTTGCGCGGCGGCATGGGCGAACTTTTCCTGAGCGACCTCCTGGGGCAGATACTGCCGGCCCCCTATTACGAGCTGCAGTACCGTTTCAACAGCCGGGAAACGGTCGACGCCATCATTAAGCTGAAGAACCTCATCATCCCGATCGACTCCAAGTTCCCGCTGGAGAACTTCAAGAAAATAGTCGAAGCGGAGAGCGACAGCGACAAGCTGAACGCCAAAAAACAATTCATCCGCGACGTCAAGAAACATATCGACGCGATCCGGAAAAAATACATCCTGCCGGAAGAAGGAACGTCGGATTTCGCCCTGATGTACATCCCCGCCGAGAACGTCTATTACGAGATCATCGTCAAGGACGAGAACATCGACGACGACAAGGGGGTTTTCCGCTACGCGCTGGAGAACAAGATCTACCCGGTCTCGCCCAACTCATTTTACGGCTACCTGCAGACCATCCTGCTCGGCTTGAAAGGGATGAAGGTCGAAGCGCAGGCCCAGGAGATACTTAAAAAAATGTCGCAGCTGGCCGGGGATTACATGAAAGTCCTGGAAGATTTCGAGAAAATGCGGACCCATTTAAAGAACCTGTCCGCCAGTTTCGACTCCACCGATAAGCGGCTGACCAAATTCGGCGACAAGCTCGATACCCTGGAGGTCCACTCGGACACCCCGCTCCTCCCCAACCCCTAA
- the metG gene encoding methionine--tRNA ligase subunit beta: protein MDNITYDEFKKLDLRIAEIKAAEEIPGADKLYKLQIDLGTEQRELVAGIKLHYQAAELVGRKIVVLANLEPRAIRGVTSHGMLLAASNEDKSAVVLLTVEKDISSGAKVS from the coding sequence ATGGACAACATTACCTATGACGAATTCAAGAAACTTGATTTAAGGATCGCGGAGATCAAGGCGGCTGAGGAGATCCCCGGCGCGGACAAGCTCTATAAGCTGCAGATCGACCTGGGGACGGAACAGCGCGAGCTGGTCGCCGGGATCAAGCTGCATTACCAGGCGGCGGAACTGGTCGGCCGCAAGATCGTGGTGCTGGCCAATCTGGAGCCGCGGGCGATCCGCGGCGTGACCTCGCACGGCATGCTGCTGGCCGCGTCCAACGAAGACAAAAGCGCGGTCGTTTTATTGACGGTCGAGAAGGATATCTCCAGCGGAGCGAAAGTCTCATAA
- a CDS encoding flagellar hook basal-body protein, with the protein MTDRILEIGGAGLESTDQRVRKLMDNMVNAEVPGYKKSEVVIKGFPLELETANQKMQSVKPQVEGSFYSNLQGALVKTDSPLDIAIGGEGFFVVSGEWGDGYTRDGRFKLDQDGRLLTVAGNFPVQGEGGPIIVTPGAQVEISQAGEVNVDGVRVDRLRIVQPEQQSGLDQLNGSMFKRKDAGVVMQEIENPRVIQGYVEASNVNVVDQMMEMIMMERLYGLNAKIISTRDGNLARAMELGRASQ; encoded by the coding sequence ATGACCGACCGAATTTTGGAGATCGGAGGCGCCGGCCTGGAGTCGACTGACCAGCGGGTCAGAAAACTCATGGATAACATGGTCAATGCCGAGGTCCCCGGCTATAAAAAGTCGGAAGTGGTCATCAAAGGTTTCCCTCTCGAGCTCGAAACCGCCAACCAGAAGATGCAATCGGTCAAACCGCAGGTCGAAGGGTCGTTCTACAGCAATTTACAGGGGGCGTTGGTCAAGACCGACAGCCCGCTCGACATCGCCATCGGCGGCGAGGGATTTTTCGTGGTCTCCGGGGAGTGGGGAGACGGGTATACCCGCGACGGCCGCTTTAAACTGGACCAGGACGGCCGGCTCCTGACGGTCGCCGGCAATTTCCCCGTCCAGGGTGAAGGCGGGCCGATCATCGTCACCCCGGGCGCCCAGGTCGAGATCAGCCAGGCGGGCGAAGTCAACGTTGACGGGGTCCGGGTCGACCGGCTCCGGATCGTCCAGCCGGAACAGCAATCCGGCCTGGACCAGCTTAACGGCAGCATGTTCAAGCGCAAGGATGCCGGCGTGGTCATGCAGGAGATCGAGAACCCGCGGGTCATCCAGGGCTATGTCGAAGCGTCCAACGTCAACGTGGTCGACCAGATGATGGAGATGATCATGATGGAGCGGCTCTACGGGCTCAATGCCAAGATCATCTCCACCCGCGACGGCAACCTGGCCCGGGCGATGGAACTGGGCCGCGCGAGCCAATAG
- the flgG gene encoding flagellar basal-body rod protein FlgG produces MFQPLYVAATGLSAMQDEILNITNNLANAKTVAFKKSRAEMESLFYVEKSFKDTLYEAMSGTETPPVNVEYGTGVRVASTPKDFAQGAVEVTSNQLDISIQGEGFFQVKLQDGSDAYTRAGNFHVDNDGNFADPNGRLLANNLVIPEGTSSVVIRQDGTVLIATEGSTTLSELGQITLSRFTNPAGLKSIGQNLYQATAASGEPVSGTANQAGFGSINQYSLEQSNVDVISEMMRMVMVQRVFDTVTKAVQSYETMMTTLERMKQ; encoded by the coding sequence ATGTTCCAGCCATTATACGTTGCGGCTACCGGCCTCTCCGCGATGCAGGACGAGATCCTGAACATCACCAATAACCTGGCCAACGCCAAGACGGTCGCGTTCAAGAAATCGCGGGCGGAAATGGAAAGCCTCTTCTATGTCGAGAAAAGCTTCAAGGACACGCTGTACGAGGCGATGTCCGGCACCGAAACGCCGCCGGTCAACGTGGAATACGGGACCGGCGTCCGGGTCGCCTCCACCCCCAAGGATTTTGCCCAGGGGGCGGTCGAGGTCACCAGCAACCAGCTTGATATTTCCATCCAGGGCGAAGGGTTCTTTCAGGTCAAGCTGCAGGACGGCAGCGATGCCTACACCCGCGCCGGCAATTTCCACGTCGATAACGACGGCAACTTCGCGGACCCGAACGGCCGCCTGCTGGCCAATAATCTCGTCATTCCGGAAGGGACCAGTTCGGTCGTGATCCGCCAGGACGGCACGGTCCTGATCGCGACCGAAGGGAGCACCACGCTGAGCGAGCTGGGGCAGATCACCCTGTCGCGTTTTACCAATCCGGCCGGCCTGAAGTCGATCGGCCAAAATCTTTATCAGGCGACCGCCGCCTCGGGTGAGCCGGTCAGCGGCACGGCCAATCAGGCCGGTTTCGGCAGCATCAACCAGTACTCGCTGGAGCAGAGCAACGTTGACGTGATCTCGGAGATGATGCGGATGGTCATGGTCCAGCGGGTGTTCGACACCGTGACCAAGGCGGTCCAGAGCTACGAAACGATGATGACCACGCTCGAAAGGATGAAGCAGTAA
- the flgA gene encoding flagellar basal body P-ring formation chaperone FlgA codes for MINRLGRFILAGLAVFLIAGAAPALDNPEQRVSTVIKNYIVGKHPDWTQAEISLTFKQADKTFASLQAYGSAEIKLLPVLPDFKPVGNVIFPLIITDGENEEKFLVRTKVEVRREIAAANRQIKKGELLALADLKLESRDIALLPQKYFGDTVTLVGKESKIAIPANSTIFAWMVGPPALIKQGGSVTIVVSAPGLAIKAKGEALEPGYPDQLIRVKRLDSGKVIKAKVKSANEVEVEME; via the coding sequence ATGATCAATCGTTTGGGGCGTTTTATTCTGGCCGGCCTGGCGGTCTTCCTGATCGCCGGCGCCGCGCCGGCGCTGGATAACCCGGAGCAGCGGGTCAGCACGGTCATTAAGAACTATATCGTCGGCAAGCATCCGGACTGGACCCAGGCGGAGATCAGCCTGACCTTCAAACAGGCCGACAAGACGTTTGCGTCGCTGCAGGCGTACGGCAGCGCCGAGATCAAGCTCCTGCCGGTGCTGCCCGATTTCAAGCCGGTCGGCAACGTCATCTTCCCGCTGATCATTACCGACGGCGAGAACGAAGAGAAGTTCCTGGTCCGTACCAAGGTCGAGGTCCGGCGCGAGATCGCGGCGGCCAACCGGCAGATCAAGAAAGGCGAACTGCTGGCCCTGGCAGACCTGAAGCTGGAGAGCCGCGACATCGCGCTGCTGCCGCAGAAGTATTTCGGCGACACCGTGACGCTGGTCGGTAAAGAGAGCAAGATCGCCATCCCGGCCAACAGCACGATCTTCGCCTGGATGGTCGGCCCGCCGGCGCTGATCAAGCAGGGGGGCTCGGTGACGATCGTCGTTTCCGCCCCGGGGCTGGCGATCAAGGCAAAAGGCGAAGCGCTGGAGCCCGGTTACCCCGACCAGCTGATCCGGGTCAAGCGGCTGGATTCCGGCAAGGTCATAAAGGCGAAAGTAAAATCGGCAAACGAAGTTGAGGTAGAAATGGAATGA
- a CDS encoding flagellar basal body L-ring protein FlgH — MKKTITAVMLGMLLVSLAAADSIWNENSASPYSTQKTYKVGDIINIIVLESSSAKSLAGTKTDVKDDLSAKLTHTIARLAPVIGTNSQVAFTAQNKYAGDASTNRGNNVTARIASWVTEVLPNGNLNIKGQHRVEVNDELQEITITGLVRPKDISGANTIYSYQVANANLAVKGTGSVADSSAPGWITRIFNWLF, encoded by the coding sequence ATGAAAAAAACGATCACGGCCGTAATGCTGGGCATGCTGCTGGTCTCGCTGGCCGCGGCGGACTCGATCTGGAACGAGAACAGCGCCTCGCCGTACTCGACGCAGAAGACCTACAAGGTCGGCGACATCATTAACATCATCGTTCTGGAAAGCTCGTCGGCCAAAAGCCTGGCCGGCACCAAGACCGACGTCAAGGACGACCTGAGCGCCAAGCTGACGCACACGATCGCCCGCCTGGCGCCGGTGATCGGGACCAATTCCCAGGTCGCCTTTACGGCGCAGAACAAGTACGCGGGCGACGCTTCGACCAACCGGGGGAACAACGTCACGGCCCGGATCGCTTCGTGGGTGACGGAAGTGCTGCCGAACGGCAACCTGAACATCAAGGGGCAGCACCGGGTCGAGGTCAATGACGAGCTGCAGGAGATCACGATCACCGGCCTGGTCCGGCCCAAGGACATCAGCGGCGCCAACACGATCTATTCCTACCAGGTGGCCAACGCCAACCTGGCGGTCAAGGGGACCGGCTCGGTCGCCGACAGCAGCGCGCCCGGCTGGATCACCCGGATATTCAATTGGCTGTTTTAA
- a CDS encoding flagellar basal body P-ring protein FlgI: MRLTKCLVITLSLVILAGSALAVSPAARVKDIAYVLGARENQVMGFGLVVGLNNTGDKTQTGFTQQALTNLLSRMGVVPQTVDFKSRNAAAVMITATLPPFVKVGQKLDVTVSSVGDATSLQGGTLLMTPLQGADDQVYAVAQGSLIVGADPSSPSIPYSRQRQVTVGRVPGGGLVEKEVPVTLLGKSGITIVLNEPDFTTANRLVASVRRAGFSATAKDAATVNVPIEGEDVIETIARLENLTVTPDTIAKIVINERTGTVVIGENVVIAPVAVSYGGIDVFISNLDLYSEGRESESAQEETRYTAQGRARMKKKEGKMTLVPGSPTLATLVRGLNTIGASHKDMIAILQAMKRAGAIKAELEVI, encoded by the coding sequence ATGCGGTTAACGAAGTGCCTGGTCATTACACTGTCGCTGGTCATCCTGGCGGGGAGCGCGCTGGCGGTCTCGCCGGCCGCCCGCGTCAAGGATATCGCCTACGTCCTGGGGGCCAGGGAAAACCAGGTGATGGGTTTCGGCCTGGTCGTCGGCCTGAACAATACCGGCGACAAGACCCAGACCGGCTTCACCCAGCAGGCGCTCACCAACCTGCTGTCGCGGATGGGGGTCGTCCCGCAGACGGTCGATTTTAAATCGCGCAACGCCGCGGCGGTCATGATCACCGCCACGCTGCCGCCGTTCGTCAAGGTCGGCCAAAAGCTCGACGTCACCGTCTCTTCGGTCGGCGACGCCACTTCGCTCCAGGGCGGCACGCTGCTGATGACCCCGCTGCAGGGGGCCGACGACCAGGTTTACGCCGTCGCCCAGGGAAGCCTGATCGTCGGCGCCGATCCGTCCTCGCCCAGCATCCCTTACTCCCGCCAGCGCCAGGTCACCGTCGGCCGGGTCCCGGGCGGCGGCCTGGTCGAAAAAGAAGTGCCGGTCACCCTGCTCGGCAAGAGCGGGATCACCATTGTCCTGAACGAGCCGGACTTCACGACCGCCAACCGGCTGGTCGCTTCGGTCCGGCGGGCCGGTTTTTCCGCGACGGCCAAGGACGCCGCCACGGTCAACGTGCCGATCGAAGGGGAGGACGTGATCGAGACGATCGCCCGGCTGGAGAACCTGACCGTGACCCCCGATACGATCGCGAAGATCGTCATCAACGAACGGACCGGCACCGTGGTCATCGGCGAGAACGTCGTGATCGCGCCGGTGGCGGTCTCTTACGGCGGCATCGACGTTTTTATCAGCAACCTCGACCTGTATTCGGAAGGGCGCGAATCGGAGAGCGCCCAGGAAGAGACGCGCTACACCGCCCAGGGGCGCGCCCGGATGAAAAAGAAAGAAGGAAAAATGACCCTCGTGCCGGGCTCGCCGACGCTGGCGACGCTGGTCCGGGGGCTGAACACGATCGGCGCTTCGCATAAGGACATGATCGCGATCCTGCAGGCGATGAAACGGGCCGGCGCGATCAAAGCGGAGCTGGAAGTGATCTAA
- a CDS encoding sigma-70 family RNA polymerase sigma factor has translation MSKTAKKASSPVKVATHGSVEAYMPLVHSIASMVSGKGLPPNIEYDDLVSDGTVGLMKAWENFDPKRGVKFETYASYRIRGEMLDGLKNYSPVPYRVQVMVRDMAKKGVKAVATKKEAEADELLEKKELSEDEFKQALKRIKKIVSASALMYLLSIQGMSEAGVEPQVSGEGTPDSESDFAELKERIRTAVYDLPVQQRQIVELFFHKGINQKTIAEKLKLSRPKVCRVINKAIETLKKKVK, from the coding sequence ATGAGCAAGACGGCGAAAAAGGCCTCCAGCCCGGTAAAAGTGGCGACCCACGGCTCGGTCGAGGCGTACATGCCGCTGGTCCATTCGATCGCCTCGATGGTTTCCGGCAAGGGTTTGCCGCCCAATATCGAGTACGACGACCTGGTCTCCGACGGCACCGTCGGTTTGATGAAGGCCTGGGAGAATTTCGATCCCAAGCGCGGCGTCAAGTTCGAGACTTACGCTTCTTACCGGATCCGGGGCGAGATGCTGGACGGCCTGAAGAACTACAGCCCGGTCCCGTACCGGGTCCAGGTCATGGTCCGGGACATGGCCAAAAAAGGGGTCAAGGCGGTCGCCACCAAGAAGGAGGCGGAGGCGGACGAGCTGCTCGAGAAGAAAGAGCTGTCCGAGGACGAGTTTAAACAGGCGCTGAAGCGGATCAAGAAGATCGTTTCCGCGTCGGCGCTGATGTACCTGCTGTCGATCCAGGGGATGTCGGAAGCGGGCGTCGAGCCGCAGGTCTCCGGCGAGGGGACCCCGGACTCCGAGAGCGATTTTGCCGAGCTGAAAGAGCGGATCAGGACGGCCGTTTACGACCTGCCGGTGCAGCAGCGGCAGATCGTGGAGCTGTTCTTCCACAAAGGGATCAACCAGAAGACGATCGCGGAAAAACTGAAACTGTCGCGGCCCAAAGTATGCCGGGTCATCAACAAGGCGATCGAAACGCTGAAGAAGAAGGTGAAGTGA
- a CDS encoding flagellar basal body protein, with protein sequence MVEAVNIFDSSFGGLEKAMRIATQRQTVIAQNIANAKTPGYRAMTFDEQLMKAVERQDHSDVVLEDELAQLTANSVRYSAYTKLIASKLNVLKTVATQGRR encoded by the coding sequence ATGGTCGAAGCGGTCAACATTTTCGACAGTTCGTTCGGCGGCCTGGAAAAGGCGATGCGGATCGCGACCCAGAGACAGACGGTGATCGCCCAGAACATCGCCAACGCCAAGACGCCCGGGTACCGGGCGATGACCTTTGACGAGCAGCTGATGAAAGCGGTCGAACGGCAGGACCACAGCGACGTCGTGCTGGAGGACGAGCTGGCGCAGTTGACCGCCAATTCGGTCAGGTACTCGGCTTACACCAAACTGATCGCTTCCAAGTTGAACGTCCTGAAAACCGTGGCGACGCAGGGCAGGAGGTAA
- the flgC gene encoding flagellar basal body rod protein FlgC has translation MGFDQALDISVTGVEAQRRTMELISANLANINTTRTVFGGPYRRKIAVLNEKPLSFVTELANAQLRLYRGAGGVEVSDIVEDNTPFQKVYNPGHPDADADGYVQMPNVNMSTEMVDMIMVSRIYEANITAFNATKKMMQDTLSIQ, from the coding sequence ATGGGATTTGATCAAGCCCTTGATATCAGCGTGACCGGCGTCGAGGCCCAGCGGCGGACGATGGAACTGATCTCCGCCAACCTGGCCAACATCAACACGACCCGCACCGTTTTCGGCGGCCCGTATCGGCGCAAGATCGCGGTGCTGAACGAAAAGCCGCTCTCCTTCGTCACCGAGCTGGCCAACGCGCAGCTCCGGCTCTACCGCGGGGCCGGCGGCGTCGAGGTCAGCGATATCGTCGAGGACAACACGCCGTTCCAGAAGGTCTACAATCCCGGCCATCCGGACGCCGACGCCGACGGTTACGTGCAGATGCCCAACGTCAACATGTCGACCGAGATGGTGGACATGATCATGGTCTCGCGGATCTACGAAGCGAACATTACCGCGTTCAACGCGACGAAAAAAATGATGCAGGACACGCTCTCGATCCAGTAG
- a CDS encoding flagellar hook-basal body complex protein FliE, which translates to MIQGIDPITANMRLAQLLGEDDLGVKAAAPSAGIGQGVGAAAKTAFSGNPFEDMLAKAIESLEGVSKSEFQANQLIDRYIKGEADLQEVMVAQSKASLMAQLAVTTVNSAVNTFKEITQIQI; encoded by the coding sequence ATGATACAGGGGATCGATCCGATCACGGCGAACATGAGACTGGCCCAGCTGCTGGGCGAGGATGACCTGGGCGTGAAAGCGGCCGCGCCGTCCGCCGGCATCGGGCAGGGGGTTGGGGCCGCGGCCAAGACCGCTTTTTCCGGGAACCCGTTCGAGGACATGCTGGCCAAGGCGATCGAATCGCTGGAAGGGGTCAGCAAGTCGGAGTTCCAGGCGAACCAGCTGATCGACCGGTACATCAAGGGTGAGGCGGACCTGCAGGAAGTGATGGTCGCCCAGTCCAAGGCCAGTTTAATGGCCCAGCTGGCGGTGACAACGGTCAATTCGGCGGTCAACACGTTCAAAGAAATAACGCAGATCCAGATCTAG